AACGACTTTGGTCTATAACGACTTCAACGGCCTGCTGACCAATCTGTACCGCTGTGTGCGGGAGAAGCCGGACCTGCTCATGGGCTCCCTGCGGTATGTGCTGAACGCACGGGAGGATTTTGACCGGGCGCGGCTGGCCCTGCGGCGGAAACGAACCACATCAGTCCAGCGGGCGGCGTGGTTCTATCAGATCATTCGCCAGAGCTACGCCTCCGCTCTCACCAGCTTCGGCAATCAGCCCCACGATCTGTGGGCGGATTTCCCGCTCATTGAGCAGGCCCACCGCCGTCTGGCCAGGGTGGTCATTGAGAACAAGGACTTTGAGAAGCTCATCCGGCACTACGACCGGCCGGAGAGCCTGTTCTACTGCGACCCGCCCTACCACTGCACGGAGGCTACTACTCCAACATCGGAGAGGACGGCTTCACAGAGAAAGACCACATCCGTCTGCGGATGCTCTGATGTCCATTCAGGGAAATTCCTGCTGTCTTAATGATGATCCCTTTGTCCGGGAGCTGTACGACGCCCCCGGCATCCAGATCGAGCCGGTGACCCGGCTGAACAACATCCGCCAGCGGTATGACCCCAACTGCCAGTTTGCCGAGCTGCTCATCGCCAACTACGACCTGCATGAGCGGGAACGGTCCTCAATCCAACTGAATCTGTTTGATTTTGATATGAAGGAGACTGACTATGAAATTTGTAAAAGAAACCACTTCCCAAAGGCCTCCAGATCCCCACGGCAGCGATGAAGCTCTCTGGCTTGAGAGCAGCGGCAAGGTGGAGCTCCACCCTCGGAGGACACTGGTGGTGCTCAAGCAGCGCATGACCGCCATGGAGCTGGTCCGCGCCGCCAGATCCTCAGAAGCTGGCCACGGACCTGCATGTCCATCTGGCAAGAGTATGCGGCCACTGCGATGGCTGTGACGGAGAGTGCCCCTTTGGGGGCGGGGACGAGGTGGAGCTGCCGGACTATCTGCGGGAGGAAGCCGGCATCCCGGAAAAAGCCAAGTTGTGCGCCAGCGTGGATGAGGGTGAACACTCGGTGACCATCTCCGAAGCGGATTATGACTATGACCTGCGGGATGTGCCGGAGGAGGTGCTGGAGATGTTCAGGGACGCAGAGATCTGTGTCGGAGAATTGGAGGAGCGGCTGATTCTGGGAGACGTAGTGTATGGAGATTGAGACGTATCTCTATCCCTATTCCGCAAATGAGGCTCGGAAACGGGGGGAACTGGCGCTCTGGCGGGCCAGCCACCAGGCCAATATTTCCTGTAAGCGGGCCATTGAGGAGAGCATCCGCCAGAACTTCGATGGGATGCGCCTGAACAATGGCTGTGTGGATGAGGTCATTGCAAAGTATGGATACAAAAGGACCGCGTGGTACTGTCAAACACGATCCAGCAAAAGGATCAGGATGGCCGCTTCAGCCAAGCGAATAAGCAATGGGCCAAGAGAACTTGCATTCCCTCAGATCACTGGCACAACAGCGATTTTGTAGTAGAGAGCCATCCGGCAGTGCTGGATGGCTTTGTCACACAGTATTGCAAGGCGTATCAGGCGCTTGGGCTTTTCGGACCGGAGCACTGCCACCCAGACTCCTTTTCCTCTCTGGACTACGAGGGCAAAGTGCTGGTCCTCTCTCCCGACATCTTGAAAGAGTCCTATTGGAATGAGGGCGCCATGCTCTGGTACGCCCACGACGGCTTTGGATGCAGTCCCCACG
This window of the Lawsonibacter asaccharolyticus genome carries:
- a CDS encoding D12 class N6 adenine-specific DNA, whose translation is MVYNDFNGLLTNLYRCVREKPDLLMGSLRYVLNAREDFDRARLALRRKRTTSVQRAAWFYQIIRQSYASALTSFGNQPHDLWADFPLIEQAHRRLARVVIENKDFEKLIRHYDRPESLFYCDPPYHCTEATTPTSERTASQRKTTSVCGCSDVHSGKFLLS
- a CDS encoding DNA adenine methylase, whose amino-acid sequence is MSIQGNSCCLNDDPFVRELYDAPGIQIEPVTRLNNIRQRYDPNCQFAELLIANYDLHERERSSIQLNLFDFDMKETDYEICKRNHFPKASRSPRQR